In Acinonyx jubatus isolate Ajub_Pintada_27869175 chromosome B3, VMU_Ajub_asm_v1.0, whole genome shotgun sequence, a genomic segment contains:
- the SEMA6D gene encoding semaphorin-6D isoform X7, whose translation MRCFLLCAYMLLLMISQLRAVSFPEDDEPLNTVDYHYSRQYPVFRGRPSGNESQHRLDFQLMLKIRDTLYIAGRDQVYTVNLNEIPKTEVIPNKKLTWRSRQQDRENCAMKGKHKDECHNFIKVFVPRNDEMVFVCGTNAFNPMCRYYRLNTLEYDGEEISGLARCPFDARQTNVALFADGKLYSATVADFLASDAVIYRSMGDGSALRTIKYDSKWIKEPHFLHAIEYGNYVYFFFREIAVEHNNLGKAVYSRVARICKNDMGGSQRVLEKHWTSFLKARLNCSVPGDSFFYFDVLQSITDIIQINGIPTVVGVFTTQLNSIPGSAVCAFSMDDIEKVFKGRFKEQKTPDSVWTAVPEDKVPKPRPGCCAKHGLAEAYKTSIDFPDETLSFIKSHPLMDSAVPPIADEPWFTKTRIRYRLTAIAVDHSAGPHRNYTVIFVGSEAGVVLKVLAKTSPFSLNDSVLLEEIEAYNHAKCNAENEEDRKVISLQLDKDHHAVYVAFSSCVIRLPLSRCERYGSCKKSCIASRDPYCGWLSQGACGRVTPGMLAGGYEQDTEYGNTAHLGDCHEILPTSTTPDYKIFGGPTSGVRWEVQSGESNQMVHMNVLITCVFAAFVLGAFIAGVAVYCYRDMFVRKNRKIHKDAESAQSCTDSSGSFAKLNGLFDSPVKEYQQNIDSPKLYSNLLTSRKELPPSGDTKSMVMDHRGQPPELAALPTPESTPVLHQKTLQAMKSHSDKAHGHGASRKETPQFFPSSPPPHSPLSHGHIPSAIVLPNATHDYNTSFSNSNAHKAEKKLQNIDHPLTKSSSKRDHRRSVDSRNTLNDLLKHLNDPNSNPKAIMGDIQMAHQTLMLDPVGPMSEVPPKVPNREASLYSPPSTLPRNSPTKRVDVPTTPGVPMTSLERQRGYHKNSSQRHSISAMPKNLNSPNGVLLSRQPSMNRGGYLPTSTGAKVDYIQGTPVSVHLQPSLSRQSSYTSNGTLPRTGLKRTPSLKPDVPPKPSFVPQTTSVRPLNKYTY comes from the exons ATGAGGTGCTTCTTGCTCTGTGCCTACATGCTGCTCCTGATGATTTCCCAGCTGAGGGCAGTCAGCTTTCCCGAAGATGATGAACCCCTTAATACAGTCGACTATCACT ATTCAAGGCAATATCCGGTTTTTAGAGGACGCCCTTCGGGCAATGAATCCCAGCACAGGCTGGACTTTCAGCTGATGTTGAAAATTCGAGACACACTTTATATTGCTGGCAG GGATCAAGTTTATACGGTAAACTTAAATGAAATCCCCAAAACAGAAGTCATACCAAACAAG AAACTGACGTGGCGGTCAAGACAACAGGACCGAGAAAACTGTGCCATGAAAGGCAAACATAAA GATGAATGCCACAACTTTATTAAGGTATTTGTCCCAAGAAACGACGAGATGGTTTTTGTATGTGGTACCAATGCATTCAATCCCATGTGTAGATACTATAGG ttgaATACCTTAGAGTATGACGGGGAGGAAATTAGTGGCCTGGCAAGATGCCCATTTGATGCCAGACAAACCAATGTTGCCCTTTTTGCTG ATGGGAAGCTATATTCTGCCACAGTGGCTGACTTCTTGGCCAGTGATGCTGTTATTTATCGAAGCATGGGGGATGGATCTGCCCTTCGCACAATAAAATATGATTCCAAATGGATAAAAG agCCACATTTTCTTCATGCCATAGAATATGGAAACtatgtgtatttcttctttcGAGAAATTGCTGTGGAACATAATAATTTAGGCAAG GCTGTCTATTCCCGTGTGGCCCGCATATGTAAAAATGACATGGGTGGCTCCCAGAGGGTCCTGGAGAAACACTGGACTTCATTTCTGAAGGCTCGGCTTAACTGTTCTGTCCCCGGAGATTCGTTTTTCTACTTTGATGTCCTGCAGTCTATCACAGACATAATACAAATCAATGGCATCCCCACTGTGGTCGGGGTGTTTACCACACAGCTCAACAG CATTCCTGGTTCTGCAGTGTGTGCATTTAGCATGGATGACATTGAAAAAGTATTCAAAGGACGgtttaaagaacagaaaacccCAGATTCTGTTTGGACAGCAGTCCCTGAAGACAAAGTACCAAAGCCaag GCCTGGCTGTTGTGCAAAGCATGGCCTTGCTGAAGCCTATAAAACCTCCATCGATTTCCCTGATGAAACCCTGTCGTTCATCAAATCCCACCCGCTAATGGACTCTGCCGTCCCACCCATCGCCGATGAGCCCTGGTTCACAAAGACTCGGATCAG GTACAGACTGACGGCCATCGCTGTTGACCATTCTGCTGGGCCCCACCGGAACTATACAGTCATCTTTGTTGGCTCTGAAGCTGGCGTGGTGCTTAAAGTTTTGGCAAAGACCAGTCCTTTCTCTTTGAATGACAGCGTATTACTGGAAGAGATTGAAGCGTACAACCACGCAAA GTGTAATGCTGAGAATGAGGAGGACAGAAAGGTCATCTCATTACAGTTGGATAAAGATCATCACGCTGTGTATGTGGCATTCTCTAGCTGCGTTATTCGCCTCCCCCTCAGTCGCTGTGAGCGTTACGGATCCTGTAAAAA gTCTTGTATTGCATCTCGGGACCCATACTGTGGCTGGTTAAGCCAGGGGGCTTGTGGCAGAGTGACCCCAGGGATGCT TGCTGGAGGATATGAACAAGACACAGAATACGGCAACACGGCCCACCTAGGGGACTGCCACG aaattttgcCTACTTCAACTACACCAGATTACAAAATATTTGGCGGTCCAACATCtg GTGTACGATGGGAAGTCCAGTCTGGAGAGTCCAACCAGATGGTCCACATGAATGTCCTAATCACCTGTGTCTTTGCCGCTTTTGTTTTGGGTGCGTTCATTGCAGGGGTGGCAGTATACTGCTATCGCGACATGTTCGTTCGGAAAAACAGAAAGATTCATAAAGATGCAGAATCTGCCCAGTCGTGCACAGACTCCAGTGGAAGCTTTGCCAAGCTGAATGGTCTCTTTGACAGCCCAGTCAAGGAATATCAACAGAATATTGATTCTCCCAAATTGTATAGTAACCTGTTGACCAGTCGGAAAGAGCTGCCACCCAGTGGAGATACCAAATCCATGGTAATGGACCATCGGGGCCAACCTCCCGAACTGGCTGCTCTCCCCACACCTGAGTCTACACCTGTGCTTCACCAGAAGACCCTGCAGGCCATGAAGAGCCACTCAGACAAGGCCCACGGCCATGGGGCTTCAAGGAAAGAAACCCCCCAGTTTTTTCCTTCTAGTCCACCACCCCATTCCCCATTAAGTCATGGGCATATCCCCAGTGCCATTGTTCTTCCTAATGCCACTCATGACTACAACACGTCTTTCTCAAACTCCAATGCACACAAAGCTGAAAAGAAGCTTCAGAACATTGACCACCCGCTTACAAAGTCATCCAGCAAAAGAGATCACCGGCGTTCTGTGGATTCCAGAAATACCCTCAATGATCTCCTGAAGCATCTAAATGACCCAAATAGCAACCCCAAAGCCATCAtgggagacatccagatggcccaccAGACCCTAATGCTGGATCCTGTGGGACCTATGTCTGAGGTCCCACCCAAGGTCCCTAACCGGGAAGCATCGCTGTACTCTCCTCCTTCAACTCTCCCCAGAAACAGCCCAACCAAGCGAGTGGACGTCCCCACCACTCCTGGAGTCCCAATGACTTCTCTGGAAAGACAAAGGGGTTATCACAAAAATTCCTCCCAGAGGCACTCTATATCTGCTATGCCTAAAAACTTAAACTCACCAAATGGTGTTTTGTTATCTAGACAGCCGAGTATGAACCGTGGAGGGTACCTGCCCACCTCCACAGGGGCAAAGGTGGACTATATTCAGGGAACACCAGTGAGTGTTCATCTGCAGCCTTCCCTCTCCAGACAGAGCAGCTATACCAGTAATGGCACCCTTCCTAGGACGGGACTAAAGAGGACACCGTCCTTAAAACCTGATGTGCCACCAAAGCCTTCCTTTGTTCCTCAAACCACGTCTGTCAGACCACTGAACAAATACACTTACTAG
- the SEMA6D gene encoding semaphorin-6D isoform X3, with translation MRCFLLCAYMLLLMISQLRAVSFPEDDEPLNTVDYHYSRQYPVFRGRPSGNESQHRLDFQLMLKIRDTLYIAGRDQVYTVNLNEIPKTEVIPNKKLTWRSRQQDRENCAMKGKHKDECHNFIKVFVPRNDEMVFVCGTNAFNPMCRYYRLNTLEYDGEEISGLARCPFDARQTNVALFADGKLYSATVADFLASDAVIYRSMGDGSALRTIKYDSKWIKEPHFLHAIEYGNYVYFFFREIAVEHNNLGKAVYSRVARICKNDMGGSQRVLEKHWTSFLKARLNCSVPGDSFFYFDVLQSITDIIQINGIPTVVGVFTTQLNSIPGSAVCAFSMDDIEKVFKGRFKEQKTPDSVWTAVPEDKVPKPRPGCCAKHGLAEAYKTSIDFPDETLSFIKSHPLMDSAVPPIADEPWFTKTRIRYRLTAIAVDHSAGPHRNYTVIFVGSEAGVVLKVLAKTSPFSLNDSVLLEEIEAYNHAKCNAENEEDRKVISLQLDKDHHAVYVAFSSCVIRLPLSRCERYGSCKKSCIASRDPYCGWLSQGACGRVTPGMLAGGYEQDTEYGNTAHLGDCHEILPTSTTPDYKIFGGPTSDMEVSSSSVTTMASIPEITPKVIDTWRPKLTSSRKFVVQDDPNTSDFTDPLSGIPKGVRWEVQSGESNQMVHMNVLITCVFAAFVLGAFIAGVAVYCYRDMFVRKNRKIHKDAESAQSCTDSSGSFAKLNGLFDSPVKEYQQNIDSPKLYSNLLTSRKELPPSGDTKSMVMDHRGQPPELAALPTPESTPVLHQKTLQAMKSHSDKAHGHGASRKETPQFFPSSPPPHSPLSHGHIPSAIVLPNATHDYNTSFSNSNAHKAEKKLQNIDHPLTKSSSKRDHRRSVDSRNTLNDLLKHLNDPNSNPKAIMGDIQMAHQTLMLDPVGPMSEVPPKVPNREASLYSPPSTLPRNSPTKRVDVPTTPGVPMTSLERQRGYHKNSSQRHSISAMPKNLNSPNGVLLSRQPSMNRGGYLPTSTGAKVDYIQGTPVSVHLQPSLSRQSSYTSNGTLPRTGLKRTPSLKPDVPPKPSFVPQTTSVRPLNKYTY, from the exons ATGAGGTGCTTCTTGCTCTGTGCCTACATGCTGCTCCTGATGATTTCCCAGCTGAGGGCAGTCAGCTTTCCCGAAGATGATGAACCCCTTAATACAGTCGACTATCACT ATTCAAGGCAATATCCGGTTTTTAGAGGACGCCCTTCGGGCAATGAATCCCAGCACAGGCTGGACTTTCAGCTGATGTTGAAAATTCGAGACACACTTTATATTGCTGGCAG GGATCAAGTTTATACGGTAAACTTAAATGAAATCCCCAAAACAGAAGTCATACCAAACAAG AAACTGACGTGGCGGTCAAGACAACAGGACCGAGAAAACTGTGCCATGAAAGGCAAACATAAA GATGAATGCCACAACTTTATTAAGGTATTTGTCCCAAGAAACGACGAGATGGTTTTTGTATGTGGTACCAATGCATTCAATCCCATGTGTAGATACTATAGG ttgaATACCTTAGAGTATGACGGGGAGGAAATTAGTGGCCTGGCAAGATGCCCATTTGATGCCAGACAAACCAATGTTGCCCTTTTTGCTG ATGGGAAGCTATATTCTGCCACAGTGGCTGACTTCTTGGCCAGTGATGCTGTTATTTATCGAAGCATGGGGGATGGATCTGCCCTTCGCACAATAAAATATGATTCCAAATGGATAAAAG agCCACATTTTCTTCATGCCATAGAATATGGAAACtatgtgtatttcttctttcGAGAAATTGCTGTGGAACATAATAATTTAGGCAAG GCTGTCTATTCCCGTGTGGCCCGCATATGTAAAAATGACATGGGTGGCTCCCAGAGGGTCCTGGAGAAACACTGGACTTCATTTCTGAAGGCTCGGCTTAACTGTTCTGTCCCCGGAGATTCGTTTTTCTACTTTGATGTCCTGCAGTCTATCACAGACATAATACAAATCAATGGCATCCCCACTGTGGTCGGGGTGTTTACCACACAGCTCAACAG CATTCCTGGTTCTGCAGTGTGTGCATTTAGCATGGATGACATTGAAAAAGTATTCAAAGGACGgtttaaagaacagaaaacccCAGATTCTGTTTGGACAGCAGTCCCTGAAGACAAAGTACCAAAGCCaag GCCTGGCTGTTGTGCAAAGCATGGCCTTGCTGAAGCCTATAAAACCTCCATCGATTTCCCTGATGAAACCCTGTCGTTCATCAAATCCCACCCGCTAATGGACTCTGCCGTCCCACCCATCGCCGATGAGCCCTGGTTCACAAAGACTCGGATCAG GTACAGACTGACGGCCATCGCTGTTGACCATTCTGCTGGGCCCCACCGGAACTATACAGTCATCTTTGTTGGCTCTGAAGCTGGCGTGGTGCTTAAAGTTTTGGCAAAGACCAGTCCTTTCTCTTTGAATGACAGCGTATTACTGGAAGAGATTGAAGCGTACAACCACGCAAA GTGTAATGCTGAGAATGAGGAGGACAGAAAGGTCATCTCATTACAGTTGGATAAAGATCATCACGCTGTGTATGTGGCATTCTCTAGCTGCGTTATTCGCCTCCCCCTCAGTCGCTGTGAGCGTTACGGATCCTGTAAAAA gTCTTGTATTGCATCTCGGGACCCATACTGTGGCTGGTTAAGCCAGGGGGCTTGTGGCAGAGTGACCCCAGGGATGCT TGCTGGAGGATATGAACAAGACACAGAATACGGCAACACGGCCCACCTAGGGGACTGCCACG aaattttgcCTACTTCAACTACACCAGATTACAAAATATTTGGCGGTCCAACATCtg ACATGGAGGTATCTTCATCATCTGTTACCACAATGGCAAGTATCCCAGAAATTACACCTAAAGTGATTGATACCTGGAGACCTAAACTGACGAGCTCCCGGAAATTTGTAGTTCAAGATGACCCAAACACTTCTGATTTTACTGATCCTTTATCAGGTATCCCAAAGG GTGTACGATGGGAAGTCCAGTCTGGAGAGTCCAACCAGATGGTCCACATGAATGTCCTAATCACCTGTGTCTTTGCCGCTTTTGTTTTGGGTGCGTTCATTGCAGGGGTGGCAGTATACTGCTATCGCGACATGTTCGTTCGGAAAAACAGAAAGATTCATAAAGATGCAGAATCTGCCCAGTCGTGCACAGACTCCAGTGGAAGCTTTGCCAAGCTGAATGGTCTCTTTGACAGCCCAGTCAAGGAATATCAACAGAATATTGATTCTCCCAAATTGTATAGTAACCTGTTGACCAGTCGGAAAGAGCTGCCACCCAGTGGAGATACCAAATCCATGGTAATGGACCATCGGGGCCAACCTCCCGAACTGGCTGCTCTCCCCACACCTGAGTCTACACCTGTGCTTCACCAGAAGACCCTGCAGGCCATGAAGAGCCACTCAGACAAGGCCCACGGCCATGGGGCTTCAAGGAAAGAAACCCCCCAGTTTTTTCCTTCTAGTCCACCACCCCATTCCCCATTAAGTCATGGGCATATCCCCAGTGCCATTGTTCTTCCTAATGCCACTCATGACTACAACACGTCTTTCTCAAACTCCAATGCACACAAAGCTGAAAAGAAGCTTCAGAACATTGACCACCCGCTTACAAAGTCATCCAGCAAAAGAGATCACCGGCGTTCTGTGGATTCCAGAAATACCCTCAATGATCTCCTGAAGCATCTAAATGACCCAAATAGCAACCCCAAAGCCATCAtgggagacatccagatggcccaccAGACCCTAATGCTGGATCCTGTGGGACCTATGTCTGAGGTCCCACCCAAGGTCCCTAACCGGGAAGCATCGCTGTACTCTCCTCCTTCAACTCTCCCCAGAAACAGCCCAACCAAGCGAGTGGACGTCCCCACCACTCCTGGAGTCCCAATGACTTCTCTGGAAAGACAAAGGGGTTATCACAAAAATTCCTCCCAGAGGCACTCTATATCTGCTATGCCTAAAAACTTAAACTCACCAAATGGTGTTTTGTTATCTAGACAGCCGAGTATGAACCGTGGAGGGTACCTGCCCACCTCCACAGGGGCAAAGGTGGACTATATTCAGGGAACACCAGTGAGTGTTCATCTGCAGCCTTCCCTCTCCAGACAGAGCAGCTATACCAGTAATGGCACCCTTCCTAGGACGGGACTAAAGAGGACACCGTCCTTAAAACCTGATGTGCCACCAAAGCCTTCCTTTGTTCCTCAAACCACGTCTGTCAGACCACTGAACAAATACACTTACTAG
- the SEMA6D gene encoding semaphorin-6D isoform X6 encodes MRCFLLCAYMLLLMISQLRAVSFPEDDEPLNTVDYHYSRQYPVFRGRPSGNESQHRLDFQLMLKIRDTLYIAGRDQVYTVNLNEIPKTEVIPNKKLTWRSRQQDRENCAMKGKHKDECHNFIKVFVPRNDEMVFVCGTNAFNPMCRYYRLNTLEYDGEEISGLARCPFDARQTNVALFADGKLYSATVADFLASDAVIYRSMGDGSALRTIKYDSKWIKEPHFLHAIEYGNYVYFFFREIAVEHNNLGKAVYSRVARICKNDMGGSQRVLEKHWTSFLKARLNCSVPGDSFFYFDVLQSITDIIQINGIPTVVGVFTTQLNSIPGSAVCAFSMDDIEKVFKGRFKEQKTPDSVWTAVPEDKVPKPRPGCCAKHGLAEAYKTSIDFPDETLSFIKSHPLMDSAVPPIADEPWFTKTRIRYRLTAIAVDHSAGPHRNYTVIFVGSEAGVVLKVLAKTSPFSLNDSVLLEEIEAYNHAKCNAENEEDRKVISLQLDKDHHAVYVAFSSCVIRLPLSRCERYGSCKKSCIASRDPYCGWLSQGACGRVTPGMLLLTEDFFAFHNHSAGGYEQDTEYGNTAHLGDCHEILPTSTTPDYKIFGGPTSGVRWEVQSGESNQMVHMNVLITCVFAAFVLGAFIAGVAVYCYRDMFVRKNRKIHKDAESAQSCTDSSGSFAKLNGLFDSPVKEYQQNIDSPKLYSNLLTSRKELPPSGDTKSMVMDHRGQPPELAALPTPESTPVLHQKTLQAMKSHSDKAHGHGASRKETPQFFPSSPPPHSPLSHGHIPSAIVLPNATHDYNTSFSNSNAHKAEKKLQNIDHPLTKSSSKRDHRRSVDSRNTLNDLLKHLNDPNSNPKAIMGDIQMAHQTLMLDPVGPMSEVPPKVPNREASLYSPPSTLPRNSPTKRVDVPTTPGVPMTSLERQRGYHKNSSQRHSISAMPKNLNSPNGVLLSRQPSMNRGGYLPTSTGAKVDYIQGTPVSVHLQPSLSRQSSYTSNGTLPRTGLKRTPSLKPDVPPKPSFVPQTTSVRPLNKYTY; translated from the exons ATGAGGTGCTTCTTGCTCTGTGCCTACATGCTGCTCCTGATGATTTCCCAGCTGAGGGCAGTCAGCTTTCCCGAAGATGATGAACCCCTTAATACAGTCGACTATCACT ATTCAAGGCAATATCCGGTTTTTAGAGGACGCCCTTCGGGCAATGAATCCCAGCACAGGCTGGACTTTCAGCTGATGTTGAAAATTCGAGACACACTTTATATTGCTGGCAG GGATCAAGTTTATACGGTAAACTTAAATGAAATCCCCAAAACAGAAGTCATACCAAACAAG AAACTGACGTGGCGGTCAAGACAACAGGACCGAGAAAACTGTGCCATGAAAGGCAAACATAAA GATGAATGCCACAACTTTATTAAGGTATTTGTCCCAAGAAACGACGAGATGGTTTTTGTATGTGGTACCAATGCATTCAATCCCATGTGTAGATACTATAGG ttgaATACCTTAGAGTATGACGGGGAGGAAATTAGTGGCCTGGCAAGATGCCCATTTGATGCCAGACAAACCAATGTTGCCCTTTTTGCTG ATGGGAAGCTATATTCTGCCACAGTGGCTGACTTCTTGGCCAGTGATGCTGTTATTTATCGAAGCATGGGGGATGGATCTGCCCTTCGCACAATAAAATATGATTCCAAATGGATAAAAG agCCACATTTTCTTCATGCCATAGAATATGGAAACtatgtgtatttcttctttcGAGAAATTGCTGTGGAACATAATAATTTAGGCAAG GCTGTCTATTCCCGTGTGGCCCGCATATGTAAAAATGACATGGGTGGCTCCCAGAGGGTCCTGGAGAAACACTGGACTTCATTTCTGAAGGCTCGGCTTAACTGTTCTGTCCCCGGAGATTCGTTTTTCTACTTTGATGTCCTGCAGTCTATCACAGACATAATACAAATCAATGGCATCCCCACTGTGGTCGGGGTGTTTACCACACAGCTCAACAG CATTCCTGGTTCTGCAGTGTGTGCATTTAGCATGGATGACATTGAAAAAGTATTCAAAGGACGgtttaaagaacagaaaacccCAGATTCTGTTTGGACAGCAGTCCCTGAAGACAAAGTACCAAAGCCaag GCCTGGCTGTTGTGCAAAGCATGGCCTTGCTGAAGCCTATAAAACCTCCATCGATTTCCCTGATGAAACCCTGTCGTTCATCAAATCCCACCCGCTAATGGACTCTGCCGTCCCACCCATCGCCGATGAGCCCTGGTTCACAAAGACTCGGATCAG GTACAGACTGACGGCCATCGCTGTTGACCATTCTGCTGGGCCCCACCGGAACTATACAGTCATCTTTGTTGGCTCTGAAGCTGGCGTGGTGCTTAAAGTTTTGGCAAAGACCAGTCCTTTCTCTTTGAATGACAGCGTATTACTGGAAGAGATTGAAGCGTACAACCACGCAAA GTGTAATGCTGAGAATGAGGAGGACAGAAAGGTCATCTCATTACAGTTGGATAAAGATCATCACGCTGTGTATGTGGCATTCTCTAGCTGCGTTATTCGCCTCCCCCTCAGTCGCTGTGAGCGTTACGGATCCTGTAAAAA gTCTTGTATTGCATCTCGGGACCCATACTGTGGCTGGTTAAGCCAGGGGGCTTGTGGCAGAGTGACCCCAGGGATGCT GCTGTTAACCGAAGACTTCTTTGCTTTCCATAACCACAGTGCTGGAGGATATGAACAAGACACAGAATACGGCAACACGGCCCACCTAGGGGACTGCCACG aaattttgcCTACTTCAACTACACCAGATTACAAAATATTTGGCGGTCCAACATCtg GTGTACGATGGGAAGTCCAGTCTGGAGAGTCCAACCAGATGGTCCACATGAATGTCCTAATCACCTGTGTCTTTGCCGCTTTTGTTTTGGGTGCGTTCATTGCAGGGGTGGCAGTATACTGCTATCGCGACATGTTCGTTCGGAAAAACAGAAAGATTCATAAAGATGCAGAATCTGCCCAGTCGTGCACAGACTCCAGTGGAAGCTTTGCCAAGCTGAATGGTCTCTTTGACAGCCCAGTCAAGGAATATCAACAGAATATTGATTCTCCCAAATTGTATAGTAACCTGTTGACCAGTCGGAAAGAGCTGCCACCCAGTGGAGATACCAAATCCATGGTAATGGACCATCGGGGCCAACCTCCCGAACTGGCTGCTCTCCCCACACCTGAGTCTACACCTGTGCTTCACCAGAAGACCCTGCAGGCCATGAAGAGCCACTCAGACAAGGCCCACGGCCATGGGGCTTCAAGGAAAGAAACCCCCCAGTTTTTTCCTTCTAGTCCACCACCCCATTCCCCATTAAGTCATGGGCATATCCCCAGTGCCATTGTTCTTCCTAATGCCACTCATGACTACAACACGTCTTTCTCAAACTCCAATGCACACAAAGCTGAAAAGAAGCTTCAGAACATTGACCACCCGCTTACAAAGTCATCCAGCAAAAGAGATCACCGGCGTTCTGTGGATTCCAGAAATACCCTCAATGATCTCCTGAAGCATCTAAATGACCCAAATAGCAACCCCAAAGCCATCAtgggagacatccagatggcccaccAGACCCTAATGCTGGATCCTGTGGGACCTATGTCTGAGGTCCCACCCAAGGTCCCTAACCGGGAAGCATCGCTGTACTCTCCTCCTTCAACTCTCCCCAGAAACAGCCCAACCAAGCGAGTGGACGTCCCCACCACTCCTGGAGTCCCAATGACTTCTCTGGAAAGACAAAGGGGTTATCACAAAAATTCCTCCCAGAGGCACTCTATATCTGCTATGCCTAAAAACTTAAACTCACCAAATGGTGTTTTGTTATCTAGACAGCCGAGTATGAACCGTGGAGGGTACCTGCCCACCTCCACAGGGGCAAAGGTGGACTATATTCAGGGAACACCAGTGAGTGTTCATCTGCAGCCTTCCCTCTCCAGACAGAGCAGCTATACCAGTAATGGCACCCTTCCTAGGACGGGACTAAAGAGGACACCGTCCTTAAAACCTGATGTGCCACCAAAGCCTTCCTTTGTTCCTCAAACCACGTCTGTCAGACCACTGAACAAATACACTTACTAG